In one window of Nicotiana tabacum cultivar K326 chromosome 12, ASM71507v2, whole genome shotgun sequence DNA:
- the LOC107826815 gene encoding uncharacterized protein LOC107826815: protein MPALPFPQKMKREKLDKCFGRFLEMLKQLYVNIPFTEVLTQMPAYAKFLKEILSRKRKLEETIVVKLNAHCSSILQNKIPLKCEDPGSFTIPCSLGSENFDKALRDSGASINLMPLSVLTKLEGELVVIKSIPVSLQLADRTTILPKVIIEDILVRVDKFVFPVDFIVVDMEGTRRCL, encoded by the coding sequence ATGCCAGCTCTACCGTTCCCTCAAAAGATGAAGCGGGAGAAACTTGACAAGtgttttgggcgattcttggagatgcTCAAACAACTTTATGTGAACATCCCTTTCACAGAGGTACTCACTCAGATGCCCGcttatgcaaagttcttgaagGAAATCCTGTCTAGAAAGAGAAAATTAGAGGAGACAATAGTGGTCAAGCTGAATGCCCACTGCAGTTCTATATTGCAGAACAAAATTCCCCTAAAGTGTGAGGACCCAGGAAGCTTCACCATACCATGCTCGTTGGGGAGTGAAAATTTTGACAAGGCCCTCCGTGATTCAGGTGCGTCTATAAATCTAATGCCTCTGTCTGTACTCACGAAACTAGAAGGTGAACTTGTAGTGATCAAATCAATACCAGTGTCCCTACAACTGGCCGACCGGACCACCATTCTACCTAAGGTAATCATTGAAGATATTCTAGTGCGGGTGGACAAGTTTGTGTTCCCCGTCGATTTTATTGTGGTGGATATGGAGGGAACAAGGAGGTGCCTTTAA